CCTTCCCTCCCCCTATAGTCTCTATTTGTCAAATTCAAATTTTAATCATTATAAATTTAACTCAATAAAATTATTATAACATGAGAATACGCCAGTTTCTCAAAACTAATTTAATGATCAACAGCGCAAGTGTGAGAACAGaattataaaatacaataaacCTCAAAATCAAAGTTTGCCGAAGACTGAGATATGGTATCATAACAGCAGCAACTGCAAAACAGACCCaggcagtcagtaaaaaaaactgGGGAATGTGTCCTGGGTGACTTTCGTTTTATTGTGCCACTAAACATTTATTTGCAGTACACATCTACAGTTGTGCTGTCTCTATTAGATAGGAGCCAAGGCATGATTAACATAGGTGTGTCCACTATGCTAGGAAAAGGTTAAACAAAGACAGAATGAAAACTGATCCTTTTCACCTCCTCCCCTGCTTTTCTAAACCAGTCCAACCAGTTTCTACTTCCTTTTCTCAATCCATTGGCTTTTTTGTCTTGCATTAACACACCAACCTATGCAGCACCTAGTTTGAGTATTCTGTGACAGTACTAATGGCTGCAAATGGTTTAGACCGTTGTCGGCTTGCACTCCTTTTTGCTATTTTAATGGACTTGATTGGATTGGCCTCTCTACTTGTTGGGATCTTTGCAGAGCTACAGCTAAATGGTCAGGATTTTGGTGATTTGTTGATTTACACAGGAGCAATCATTGTTTTCTTGAGTTTAATAGGCTGGATCTTCTGGTACACGGGCAATATTGAAATATCAATGGAGGAACTACAGCAAGACTACATGATCAAAGATGGAACACTTGCTCGTCTGGCACGTAAAATCTCCCGTCACATTTCTCACCGTGATGTTAGCCATGGAACAAGAAGATGGAGGAATGATGGACAGCGTGGATCAGAAAAGCCAGACACACTACAGTTATCTAAACCAAAGTTCCCAAAACAGGATCTGTTGACAGAAGGAATTGAACCTTGACAAGTAAGTTGGAGATTTACATAAAAGAAAAAGGATACATGAAAAATATATGGTATTTAAGGTCTGTATACATGTCCTGCTTATTAGGCAACATGGAGCAGTGCCAGGTAGCAAGTCTGCCTGATGTTCACATTCATAGTACATACTTAGTAATGTTCATACAGATGTAGGAAGACTACACAAGCATATATATGTGGCCCTTGTATGACTGCTTACACTTTTACAAGTTGACACATGCCCAATGTCTGAACTAGTAAAATTGGAGAGCGTCATTGATTGCCAAAGCTATTACTGATTGGGCCAGGTTAGATGGCCGACTGCACACATACTATGAATACCCACAGACCCTATGAATACCCTATGAATACCCACAGacctaagaattttttttccacaaacatGCATAATCGTTGTGTTGTTGTGTTGTCATTGCCTGAGTGTACATATTTAATGTACTGTTCAAACACCTCCGGTGAGTAGCTGGCAAACATCCATCCTTACTGAATGATAGTTCTAATAAGATTAATCAACACATGTATTTGGTGCAGAGCCCATAGATATATGATCAGTTTTCAATCTAACAATTTCAGCCAGTTCAGTTGAGGACTATTACATGTGTGTCGGTGCTTTGAGAAATACATATATTAACAATTGCTGTTGGTAGTTATGAAATATGCATACACTTGATCTGACTCCTGTGTGTCCTAAAATTAATATTACCATTTCTAAAAGCTGCATGTTGCTTATTCAAACTTAAAATTTTCTATGTATCACAAATGATACCAACTAAAAGTATGGgtatttaattatattattttatgatAGAttacaatattaataaaaatattgcaacaatatcAATAATATGCATAACCCCAAATGACCAGTCCTTagttacattttatttgtatCACTAAATTAAAAATTGTTTTAAGGAAACCTTCGAGAAGAAAAGATTGCTAAATTGTGAAAATGCTAACCACCTATGTGTCTTCGACTTCAATactatctatttaaaaaaaaaagtcaatcgtTGCAActttcattacattttttaagcttttatcccattattttcacctggttatcctgccagtaacacacttctcaTCCCTTGCACTCACCGTACTGTATGGAGCATCACCCTAGCACAGGATTACAGAACACACCCCTATCTCTTCTCCACAACATAATATGGGTCTGTAATTTGTATTTTAAAATGGTGGGAACATTTTAATTATGTAAAATAAGGATTGAGGTGTCACTCCCAtatagattagggatgagctaatgcaccagaaccttcgaacggaccgaacgttcgcacgaacatttagaaccccattaaagtctatgggacttgaacgttcgaattcaaaagtgctcattttaaagcctaatatgcaagttattgtcctaaaacaggtttgagaacccgggtcttgccccagggaacatgtattaatgtaaaaacaagttttaaaaacgtttttttttctggagcagtgattttaaagatgcttaaagtgaaaaaaaaattgaaaaattcctttaaatatcgtaccttctgggtgtctataatatgcctgtgaagtggcacgtgtttagaactgtccctgcacaaaatgagattactataagaaaaaagtaatttaaaactgctcggctttaatgtaatgtctggtccctgcaatatggatgaaaatcattgagaaaaatagcatgggtttccccctcctccccccagttcattacaagcccctttggccctatatactttgaacagcagtatacaggcggtgcaaacaagacagggactgtaggtttgttaagtagaatctgtttgtaatttttaactggtacttttttaaagtgtagctctagccataaaatctatttttaagcttttctgaaaacatagagaagggttatcacccctgtaacaacatttttttttgctgtctgtgtgcatctgttcagaagatttcaattcactttctgtcccaatgacaaatgattttttgaaaaacatttttttttagtgaaacaaggattggtgataaaacaTCAGTGGACagaagacacctcttacagaagagaatttccctttctaggggtagattttctcccacttcctgttgtctccttccgtttgcaagtaggagtcatttgtaagttggatgtttgaaagtaggggcctaccGTATATACtatgcataaatttgggccctaggtgttggtgttgccacaacactgtaagccctcacagttagtcttggtgggcgctggaacgccctgctgtgtgaactattatatcaagaattgtaattacatgccattgttgaacagtggtagaaaaatttggcctttggtgctggtgctggtgccacaacactgtaatgccccgtacacaccatcactttatgtgatgaaaaaaaaacgacgtttttaaaaacgtcactttaattgaccgtgtgtggggggaaaacgttgttttatgtcttgtaaaaaacgacccaaaaaaattgaagcatgcttcaattttatgtgtcgttttttacttcacagaaattgaccgtgtgtagcaaaaaacgttgtttaaaaagaagtttttacacccgcgcatgtccagaagctagttatgaagcgagcttcaatggaaaaacgtggtggaacgtaacctcactttgctagaacattgtgagaaaaacgatggtgtgtaggcaacttcgtctttgaaaattgaagttttaaaaaggtcactttttacttcacagaaaatgtcgtttttttcatcacataaagtgatggtgtgtatgcggcataagtcctcacagttactcttggtgggcgcaggaatgggccgtGCTGTgaaattagatcaagaattgttattacatgcccctgttgaaaaggggcagaacaattgggcctttgatggtggtggtggtggtgctggtgccacaactctgtaagccctgacagttactcttggtgggcacaggaatggaccctgctgtgaaatattagatcaagaattgtaattacatgcccctgttgaacaggggcagaaaaattgggcctttggtggtggtggtggtggtggtgctggtgccacaacactgcaactcctcacagatactctagttggagtgcaggaatgagccgctgcaaagtattgcatcaacaattgtaattacacgcccctgttaaacaggggcagaaaaattgggccttaggcactggtgctggtgccacaacactgcaacccctcacagatactctagttggagcgcaggaatgaacccgctgcaaagtattgcatcaaaaattgtaattacacgcccctgttaaacaggggcagacaaattgggccttaggcactggtgccaaaacactgcaacccctcacagatactctagttggagcacaggaatgaacccgctgcaaagtattgcatcaaaaattgtaattactcgcccctgttaaacaggggcagaaaaattgggccttagccactagtggcggtgcccagaaccaaaaatgttcttacaagctatcagcatgatcattgaggaggaaaaggatagtcactcagcataacaggatagtcactcagcatcagcataggcagtcttgaagggatctgacatttaaaaaaaaaaatattcagttacatcagcatcaggtgcttggtagctggtggtgatccaagcctcattcatttttatgaaggtcagtcgatcgaccgagtcgtgAAGAGGCGCAccatgtgatcggttacaaagcctccagcagcagtgaatgtgcgttctgaaagaacgctggatgcaggacaagccagtagctcaattgcgtactgtgcaagctctggccagtgatccatcctcaagacccagtaagccagaggattttcggtgggaaaggtgtccaagtctgatcttgcccctaggtattcacgcaccatgtaaaacagacgctggcgatggttgctggaaccggtcataccttggggctgcggactaaaaaaattgtctgaacgcatagGTCAGACgaccaccttctccaccactccttctgccagcagagtcacccaatgggtaatgtccctgtccatgcctgctggaccatgagtcagtggtaatatgcaccttaccactgaccaccctgtccagcttccacatgccggtagagagccggaatcgccttccgtgagaaaaagtggcgtttgggaacttgccactgaggtaccgcacattccacaaactcacggaagggggcagaatctaccaactgaaaaggcagaagTTAAAGTGCTAGCattttagctaagctagcattcaaccgctgggcatatggatggctgggagagaacttctttcggcgctgcagcagctggggcagggaaatttgcctggtacaatctgccatcggtgtaccgatagtagattgcctgcatgtactaggctgtgacacacctaattctacaccttcagtcctatcagtgcaggcttcagagaggactgaggctatagtggggttggagatcccagctgatgaggggcaaggggaggtccgctttgttctttggtgtgggtctttgaggtacgcttgccaacaaactgcatggcaggtcgacatatgtctggtcaagcatgtggtgcccaagcgggtgatgttttggccacgcatgatacgcttgagacatatgcaaatagcagcggtgcgatctgatgcacttgtctcaaaaaaggcccatgcCAAAGAACTTttagaataacgctgagacacagcagcgccctgcaaatgcgaagctctgcgttgtgatgcagtcggtgtgctgcccttaagcttgcccctggagggcatcctgcttcattggagatgtgcctgtgcctcctccgtctccctcctatcaggcacccacgtagagtcagtgacctcatcatcccctccctcctcatcactgtagaaaacctggcagtatgctgcagctgggggaacatgactgccagattgctgtctttcttgggcaccccctctctctgggctcacgtcactgccttcctctagctgtgtaccatcatcggagccttcaaaacgctgcgcattctcatgcagcatgtacccaacactgtgttcaaacagttcgggggactcctcagaagGACatagtggggctagggaaggagtgactgatgcgccattgagcagagggaagaggccgcgttggcagctgctttgccagacaaagtaccctgagcctgggtgagagaggatgaggaggatgaggacagcttggtcatccactctaccaagtcttcggcatgttgcggctcaacacggccagctgccaaaaaaaaggacgagcgtgtcccacggccacgtgctgatgaggatgcaccgtgtccacgaccagcactgttgcctctagacgcagagcctgcttgccctcttttatcggctcatgactct
This sequence is a window from Rana temporaria chromosome 10, aRanTem1.1, whole genome shotgun sequence. Protein-coding genes within it:
- the TMEM238 gene encoding transmembrane protein 238, which encodes MAANGLDRCRLALLFAILMDLIGLASLLVGIFAELQLNGQDFGDLLIYTGAIIVFLSLIGWIFWYTGNIEISMEELQQDYMIKDGTLARLARKISRHISHRDVSHGTRRWRNDGQRGSEKPDTLQLSKPKFPKQDLLTEGIEP